The window GTATTTTGTAGCTGTATTTATACATAAAATCAGGAGCCAGCAGCAAAACTGCTACGGGCTCCTTTTTCTTCATAAATTCAGCTGCAAGTTGTCTTTCAACACTGCACGATCCTGTTAATAACATCAGCATAACAGCCAAGGCAGCTATCAAAGACTTTCTGATAAATGGTTTTATTTGCATAATAAATGCTTCGATTAGCATTCAGAATCAACAATTAATTCCTGCTCTAACAAAAGTTTGCCAAAATTATTGCCATATGCCCGTGCTTTTTCTAACTCGTTGCTATGAGGTGTAAATTTAATAAATAAACTTTCGCCAGCCAGCTTAAGTTTGAGCGTGGTCAGGTTTGATTCCATCAGTTTGAGTCCTTCACCACTCCACCCGTATGAACCGAAAGCTCCGGCAAGTTTCCCTTTATCCCTTAAAGGATTGATGAGCGCAAAAACCTGATAAATCTGAAGAAGAATATTTTGATTAATGGTAGGTGTTCCCAGGATAAAGCCAGCGGCTTTTGATAGTTCTTCGTCAATTTCACCAAGAGGCATGGTTTCAATGTCGTGTAAACGAACGTCAATTTCGCCTGCACTTCTAATGCCTTCAGCTATACTCTCAGCCAGTTGAGCCGTGTTGTGGTAAGCAGATACATATCCAATAAAAACCCTTCGCTTGTCGGGTAGCTGCAGAGCCTGTCTGGCCAGTTCTTCTGAAGTGTTGACTGCATTTTGCCAGGTGCTGCGCAAAATAGGGCCATGTCCGGTGCAAATTTGTTCAATATCCAGCGGTCGGATTTTTTCAATGGCCTTAACCATAAATTTGCTGTAAGGTTTAAGAATTACATCAAAGTAATACTTAAAAGCATCAGCGTAATCACCCACCAGGTCGTCAAACATCAGCTCGCTGCAGTAATGAGCACCAAAGGAATCGCAGGTAAACAATACTTTGTCTTCTGTCAGATAGGTGTAAATTGAATCAGGCCAGTGCAGATTGGGCGCTCCGATAAATTTCAATGTTTTATTGCCCAGCGAAAGGGTATCTCCGTCTTTTACCTGCTTGCTCTTAAATTCATAACCAAGCATATCTTTCAGGTACCTCAGTGCATTCCCACTCCCAATTACAGTTGCATTTGGGGCAATTTTAAGCAGATTGTGAAGGTTTCCCGAATGATCCGGTTCAGTGTGATCAAGAATAATATATTCAATATCGGAGGGATTACATACGCGTTCAATCTTATTGCGGTATGTGTCCCAGAATTTTTCCTTGGTGGTTTCGATAATGGCAGGTTTTTCTGCATCGATAAAATAGGAGTTGTAGGTTGTGCCATATTTGGTCTCCATTACTACATCAAAAGTTACGATGTCGTAATCAAGCACACCTATCCATTTTACATCATTAGTCACATCAAGAATTTGTTTGTCTTTCATTGAAATCAAAGCTTAGTTTAGTGGTTAATTTTAGTTGTCAAAACTCTATACTCATCTGCACGGCATCGTCATCAGGAGGCAGTTTATGGTCCCGTGGCGGCAATTCAACAGTGTGTTCGGTTATTTGTTCTTTCTGTTCTTCAGAAAGTTCTTCTGTTTGTTCGCTTTCAGGTGGTGTATAGGGAAGAGGTTCCAGTTGTTTTATTTTTTTTACAGCATATGTTGTAAGCCTTTTGCCTTTTGCTTTTGGGCTTTTTACATCAATAAATTCCGAGGCTATAACTTCTTCGTCGTCCAATACCTTGTTGTTGATTTTGTCGTCAAACACAATCACAAAACGTGGAAGCCAGTCAGTTGAAACTTCAATAAGCTTTGAATCAGGCTCTTCTCCAATAAAATCAGTTTTTTTGTCGGTAATTTCAACCTGGAATCGTTTGAGATAATAAAACTCTTTTTCTCCATTGTAATACACTGCACTGACAGGCTTGGACTCGTTGAATTTTTCGATGATCAGCATGTCTTCATCAAAGTGATTGGCGATGTCAAAATTGTAAAGCCGGTATTGGCCTGATTGCATGATGGTGAGGATTTTATCGTCGCCTGAGAAAGCGCCCAAATACCGGCCTCTTCCTTCGGTATTCAGCCTTCTGATGGAGTCATCAAACCATATATCGCGTGCTCCAAGCGTTGATACCCCTGCTTCGGATAGTGAAATCTTTTTAACCGGATATTTGGTGAGCGTGTTGCCTTGTGAGCTTCTGCCTTTGATAGCTAAATCGCCAAAATTAAAGTCGAAAACAGGTTTTTTAAGTTTGGGCCTGGGTTTTAAAATAACTTTAATAACCTCTGCTTCGCCGTTAGGATTGGCCGTAAAGTATAGTACTTTAGACCCTTTAGTGCCTTTGGTCAGCACATATTCCTTGTCGCGGGTAACTCCCAGCACCGAAAACCGCTTGATAAATGCTCCTCCGGCTTTCCCGTCCTGATAAACCATATTATATACAGTTCTGTCATCATTTTTGCGGAAAATGTCGATGTGAATGACCTGTTCGCCAACGAATACTTTTTCAGTAACTTTTGTTACAA is drawn from Lentimicrobiaceae bacterium and contains these coding sequences:
- a CDS encoding FprA family A-type flavoprotein, translated to MKDKQILDVTNDVKWIGVLDYDIVTFDVVMETKYGTTYNSYFIDAEKPAIIETTKEKFWDTYRNKIERVCNPSDIEYIILDHTEPDHSGNLHNLLKIAPNATVIGSGNALRYLKDMLGYEFKSKQVKDGDTLSLGNKTLKFIGAPNLHWPDSIYTYLTEDKVLFTCDSFGAHYCSELMFDDLVGDYADAFKYYFDVILKPYSKFMVKAIEKIRPLDIEQICTGHGPILRSTWQNAVNTSEELARQALQLPDKRRVFIGYVSAYHNTAQLAESIAEGIRSAGEIDVRLHDIETMPLGEIDEELSKAAGFILGTPTINQNILLQIYQVFALINPLRDKGKLAGAFGSYGWSGEGLKLMESNLTTLKLKLAGESLFIKFTPHSNELEKARAYGNNFGKLLLEQELIVDSEC